A genomic window from Providencia alcalifaciens includes:
- the hycI gene encoding hydrogenase maturation peptidase HycI produces MLAVGNSMMGDDGAGPMLFDLMQQTPIEGWVAINGGSSPESVSHQVRALKPQRLLIVDAADIGLAPGEIRVIDPDDIAEMFIMSTHNLPLNFLIDQLKEDVGEIIFLGIQPDLVGFYMPMNDKVVAAVEQVYQALPTWDGLGGFRLFEGE; encoded by the coding sequence ATGTTGGCGGTGGGCAATAGCATGATGGGAGATGACGGCGCTGGCCCGATGCTATTCGACCTGATGCAACAAACCCCGATTGAGGGCTGGGTGGCAATTAACGGTGGAAGCAGCCCTGAAAGTGTTTCCCACCAAGTGCGAGCCTTAAAACCCCAGCGTTTATTAATTGTGGATGCTGCGGATATTGGTTTAGCGCCGGGAGAAATTCGGGTTATCGACCCTGATGATATCGCCGAAATGTTTATTATGAGTACCCACAACTTGCCGCTGAACTTTCTTATCGATCAGTTAAAAGAGGATGTCGGAGAAATTATTTTCTTAGGCATTCAGCCCGATTTAGTGGGTTTTTATATGCCGATGAATGACAAAGTGGTTGCCGCCGTCGAACAAGTTTATCAAGCCTTACCAACGTGGGATGGGTTAGGGGGATTTCGGTTATTTGAGGGTGAATAA
- a CDS encoding NADH-quinone oxidoreductase subunit B family protein produces MILPNIPVNHHVSQPIVLDEQVAKLKSTLLKDIKRSAYVYRVDCGGCNGCEIEIFSAITPVFDAERFGIKVVASPRHADILLFTGAVTRAMRMPALRAYESAPDPKICISYGACGCGGGIFHDLYCVWGGSEHIVPIDVWIPGCPPTPAATIYGFAVALGLLKQKLVGQDHREADGEKVELLLPSIPLATRVMIEREARRQAGYYQGREISDRFLTLLDGATPNQVKATMQTWMDEEQDPRLREIVNRLVTVLQQGGINE; encoded by the coding sequence ATGATTTTGCCAAATATCCCCGTTAACCATCACGTTAGCCAGCCTATCGTTCTCGATGAGCAGGTTGCGAAACTGAAAAGCACGCTGCTGAAAGATATTAAGCGTTCGGCGTATGTGTATCGCGTGGACTGTGGCGGTTGCAACGGATGTGAAATTGAAATTTTCTCGGCAATCACCCCGGTTTTCGATGCGGAACGTTTCGGGATCAAAGTGGTAGCATCTCCGCGCCATGCGGATATTTTACTGTTCACAGGGGCGGTCACCCGTGCGATGCGTATGCCTGCACTGCGGGCGTATGAATCTGCGCCGGATCCAAAAATCTGTATCTCTTACGGAGCTTGTGGTTGCGGCGGCGGGATCTTCCACGATCTGTACTGTGTTTGGGGTGGTAGCGAACACATTGTGCCAATCGATGTGTGGATCCCCGGCTGCCCACCGACCCCAGCTGCCACTATTTACGGTTTCGCAGTGGCATTAGGATTATTGAAACAAAAACTCGTTGGGCAAGATCACCGTGAAGCCGACGGGGAGAAAGTGGAGCTATTGCTGCCATCTATTCCGTTAGCAACCCGCGTGATGATCGAACGTGAAGCGCGCCGCCAAGCGGGTTATTATCAAGGTCGAGAAATCAGTGACCGCTTCCTGACCCTGCTAGATGGAGCGACCCCAAACCAAGTGAAAGCCACGATGCAAACATGGATGGATGAGGAGCAAGACCCACGCCTGCGTGAGATTGTGAATCGCCTCGTGACCGTGTTGCAACAAGGGGGAATCAATGAGTGA
- the hyfH gene encoding hydrogenase 4 subunit H, with translation MFKLFKTLRNAGTATVKYPFKPLEVAHGFRGKPEYDPQQCIACGACISACPANALTMETDLESGERRWQLFLGRCIYCARCEEVCPTRAIHLTEEFETAVMNKADLYMKGTFRLQHCRQCGEAFAPKKSVEYAMALMVASGIEEDGIEALRPMYETCPSCKQKNNLLNNDRQNFRLHIQGDKS, from the coding sequence ATGTTTAAACTTTTCAAAACCCTTCGTAATGCGGGTACTGCAACGGTGAAATACCCGTTCAAACCGCTGGAAGTGGCTCACGGATTTAGAGGTAAACCTGAATATGACCCGCAGCAATGTATCGCGTGTGGCGCTTGTATTTCCGCTTGCCCTGCCAATGCGTTAACCATGGAAACCGACTTAGAAAGTGGTGAACGCCGCTGGCAGCTGTTTTTAGGTCGCTGTATTTATTGTGCACGCTGTGAAGAGGTTTGTCCGACTCGCGCCATTCACTTAACGGAAGAGTTTGAAACCGCAGTAATGAACAAAGCGGATTTGTACATGAAAGGGACGTTCCGCCTGCAGCATTGTCGTCAGTGTGGCGAGGCATTCGCCCCGAAAAAATCCGTGGAGTATGCCATGGCACTGATGGTGGCATCGGGCATTGAGGAAGACGGCATTGAAGCTCTACGCCCAATGTATGAAACCTGCCCATCCTGTAAGCAAAAAAATAATCTATTGAATAATGATCGTCAGAACTTCCGTTTGCATATTCAGGGAGATAAATCATGA